From the genome of Pseudomonas helvetica:
CTGGGTGCTGCCGTGCTCTGGTGGGCGGTGGCAACCTACCTGGTGCTGACCTACCCCAAGACCAGTGAGCATTGGGCCAGTGCGGCCTGCAAGCTGGTTATCGGCCTGCTGATCCTGTTGCCGGCCTGGCAAGGTTTGATCCTGATCAAGCAAGAGCCGCTGGGTAACTGGTTGATCATGGCGGTGATGGTATTGGTCTGGGGTGCAGATATTGGCGCTTACTTTTCCGGTCGGGCATTCGGCAAGCGCAAGCTTGCTCCGCAGGTCAGTCCTGGCAAGAGCTGGGAAGGCGTGTACGGCGGCTTGCTGCTGAGCCTGGTGATCACCGCCATCGTTGGTCTGGTGCGTGACTGGACGGTCGGCGAGATGCTGAAAGGGTTGATCGGCGCGGCGATTATCGTGTTTATCTCGGTGGTCGGCGATTTGACCGAAAGTATGTTCAAGCGCCAGTCGGGTATCAAGGACAGCAGTAATCTGCTGCCGGGTCATGGCGGCATTCTGGATCGTATCGACAGTCTCACTGCGGCGATTCCGGTGTTTGCGGTATTGCTGTGGATGGCAGCATCGTGAGCCGCCCACAACAGATCACTGTCCTGGGGGCGACCGGTTCTATTGGCCTGAGCACCCTTGATGTCATCGCGCGTCATCCTGAGCGCTACCAAGTCTTTGCCTTGAGCGGCTTCTCTCGCCTGAGTGAGCTGTTGGCCTTGTGCGTCCGCCATGTGCCGCGCTTTGCTGTTGTGCCGGAGCTCGTGGCTGCCCGGCGTCTGCAAGACGATTTGCGGGCTGCGGGCCTTTCTACGCGCGTGCTGGTGGGGGAGGAGGGTCTGTGTCAGGTCGCTTCCGACGCTGAAGTCGATGCGGTGATGGCGGCGATTGTCGGTGCGGCGGGGTTGCGTCCGACGCTGGCGGCGGTGGAGGCGGGCAAGAAGATTCTGCTGGCCAACAAGGAGGCGCTGGTGATGTCCGGCGCCCTGTTCATGCAGGCCGTGCACAAGAGCGGGTCGGTGCTGCTGCCGATCGACAGCGAGCACAATGCGATCTTTCAGTGCATGCCCGCAGATTTTTCTCGTGGACTCGGCGCTGTAGGCGTTCGACGGATTTTGCTGACAGCGTCTGGCGGTCCGTTCCGGCAGACATCCATGGCTGAGTTGGCGCATGTTACGCCAGAGCAGGCATGTGCCCATCCCAATTGGTCGATGGGGCGCAAGATTTCGGTCGATTCGGCCAGCATGATGAACAAAGGCCTGGAGCTGATCGAGGCCTGTTGGCTGTTTGATGCCAAGCCGTCACAGGTTGAGGTGGTGATTCATCCGCAAAGCGTGATTCATTCGCTGGTCGACTATGTTGATGGTTCGGTATTGGCGCAGTTGGGCAATCCGGATATGCGGACGCCGATCGCTAATGCACTGGCATGGCCTGAGCGCATCGATTCCGGGGTTGCGCCGCTGGACCTGTTTGCAATCGCGCGTCTGGACTTCCAGGCGCCTGACGAAGAACGTTTCCCGTGCTTGCGTCTGGCGCGCCAGGCGGCAGAGGCCGGGAACAGTGTTCCGGCCATGCTGAACGCCGCGAATGAGGTGGCTGTTGCGGCCTTTCTCGATGGACGTGTCCGTTACCTGGAAATCGCGAGTATCATCGAAGAGGTGTTAAACCTCGAACCTGTGGTTTCGGTCGATGATCTCGATGCGGTTTTCACTGCGGACGCGAAAGCGCGTGTCCTGGCCGAGCGTTGGTTGAGTCGTCACGGGCGATAGGTGTTGCGGCGGGTTTGCCCACAGCAGCACTGAATAGGATTGCGGAGAAAGTAGATGAGCGCGCTCTATATGATTGTCGGCACCCTGGTGGCTTTGGGCGTGCTGGTCACCTTCCATGAATTTGGCCATTTCTGGGTCGCGCGTCGCTGTGGCGTCAAGGTTCTGCGTTTCTCCGTGGGCTTCGGCCTGCCATTGCTGCGCTGGCATGACCGGCGTGGCACCGAGTTCGTGATCGCTGCCATCCCTTTGGGTGGTTACGTGAAGATGCTTGATGAGCGTGAAGGCGAAGTTCCGGCTGAGCAGCTTGATCAGGCCTTCAATCGCAAATCCGTTCGTCAGCGCATCGCCATCGTAGCTGCCGGGCCTATCGCCAACTTTTTGTTGGCACTGGCGTTTTTCTGGGTGCTGGCGATGCTTGGCACCGAGCAGGTGCGTCCTGTCATCGGCGCCGTTGAAGTCGGCAGCATGGCCGCCAAGGCCGGTTTGAGTCCGGGGCAGGAAATCGTCGCCATCGATGGTGAGCCGA
Proteins encoded in this window:
- a CDS encoding phosphatidate cytidylyltransferase, which encodes MLKQRIITALILLPIALCGFFLLEGSGFALFIGLVVTLGAWEWARLAGFTAQPMRVAYAALVAAMLFVMHVLPGLSPWVLGAAVLWWAVATYLVLTYPKTSEHWASAACKLVIGLLILLPAWQGLILIKQEPLGNWLIMAVMVLVWGADIGAYFSGRAFGKRKLAPQVSPGKSWEGVYGGLLLSLVITAIVGLVRDWTVGEMLKGLIGAAIIVFISVVGDLTESMFKRQSGIKDSSNLLPGHGGILDRIDSLTAAIPVFAVLLWMAAS
- the ispC gene encoding 1-deoxy-D-xylulose-5-phosphate reductoisomerase is translated as MSRPQQITVLGATGSIGLSTLDVIARHPERYQVFALSGFSRLSELLALCVRHVPRFAVVPELVAARRLQDDLRAAGLSTRVLVGEEGLCQVASDAEVDAVMAAIVGAAGLRPTLAAVEAGKKILLANKEALVMSGALFMQAVHKSGSVLLPIDSEHNAIFQCMPADFSRGLGAVGVRRILLTASGGPFRQTSMAELAHVTPEQACAHPNWSMGRKISVDSASMMNKGLELIEACWLFDAKPSQVEVVIHPQSVIHSLVDYVDGSVLAQLGNPDMRTPIANALAWPERIDSGVAPLDLFAIARLDFQAPDEERFPCLRLARQAAEAGNSVPAMLNAANEVAVAAFLDGRVRYLEIASIIEEVLNLEPVVSVDDLDAVFTADAKARVLAERWLSRHGR